tatgactttaTATGAAAGATCAAAGGTGAATTTTCTTTTCAcagtacatgtaacacatttCTACACATATAGTTACTGTAAACACGCATGTCTAtgtcctgtttctgtgtgtacaGTGTTGTATAGTATTTTCCAAGTAAACTTGGGAATCTAAACAGCTCAGGGCGAGACACAACAGCCTTCAGCtggacaaaactgacattctggtATAGTAGAATAAGCAGTGAGTGTCAACAAAAAATAGAACAATTCAAAGATTTGTAtgtaagaaacatttccaggatTGAGTGCCGTGgtgaaaaaacataaacattttgaccagtacggctcacatgatgacaaaacaacttctcATTTTGGTGCCAttggccaatttactgacacaataactaccttttgaagcatgaatgaagtgttttgggttgGTTACCTTTGGCAGACATACAAATGggttgtgatgtcccatcaaacagttgtgacaattgcacttacagtttagagaatgttAAGACCATTtcaaaaaatgagccaaagcgattGAGAAAACTGTAATTCtatcacttcttcttctcagaaatggaatataatattatatatgttataataacattttcaaaaactccagagcgttgtaaagtctaaaagtcaaaatataatgaaaaaaaagatagatgtaataatttgtttttaaaaaatgtttaaggaAATATTCttcttcaatccatatttgttgccatttagcctttcaaaaacaacattttcactttgcTCTCCCACTGGACACAAACAAAGCAAGGCACGCgtctgtattaacggggcggtctagcagcaatctacagcatcataaattatatttatttagctacaataacaaaaaatctatttagtCTCTAACACTAtcgtattatattatttaaaaaaagatcatacTATTTATCTGCATTCACTTGGCAAATCCGTCAAGAcgttatcattttatttatgttagcGAATTTTTGCTCAAggatttgtaattgtttttaagGATGCTGACATCAGAAAATaagctcagcttttcttagttACAAGTAGGAGGaacttcaaggaaaataggtttcCTTAAGTCAcactgctagcatggctaaaaatacaaaattgatCAGACTTTTTTATATAGATTTGGTACACTTACAGTTTAAAAAACTGTGTCATGTTCTAAGATCACAGTATTTTAAACTGCAGGATGTGATCCAACAACACGGTGTGAAAGTTTCTTCTTCTCCGTAGTTATCTATGGGAATCTGTGTGGTCTGTACATTATGTTCAAACACTGAATTCCTCAAAAATCTGTACGTATACGTTTAGCTAAGCCGATGCCGAGACGACAACGCTCGAGAGGGGCCtcaaaagataaaaagaaaagaaaacccaTTTCAGTTTGGTCCGACAGGCAGTGATCAAAGTCAGAGATCAGATGTGACTTTAGGAACATAATGTGCTCAGCCAAGTGCGCCAAGCTTTCCTGACAGGACAAAGTTGGTTCAGGGTTGACATTGATTTACGGTGTGCTGCTGAGCATTCTTTGGCTAACGGGGCTAGAGAGGAGTCACGGGGGGTCTGCAGACACATTGTGAGTTCTTGTTAAACTGATCAGAGCAGACTGTGCTCAAACCATCACTGAGATATCAAGCTCAACATGTAAAGTCTCCATCTCTGTTTCATACTTAGGATCCAAGAAGTTGAAGCCAGTGTTCCCCCGAGAGGCTCTGTGAGTGTTTTCATCTCTTGTACAAGCAGTCCAGCTGGGCTCCCTTGTGAATATATACTGCAGCACTGTATatgattatttatatattcctTTTGGGTAATTCATGCTTAATGTTTCATCTTTTAAACTTTACATGTGTAGATTTTCTGACTGTCATTACCATTTTAATAAGACAGTATGTGCTTAAGGCAATATTTATAGCCTACAGCATGTTATCTCTTTGGAAAATagttgcttttgtttttcatgtaaagCCGACATACATGTATACAATATCATAATTATGGCTTCAACTGACAATTGATGAATGTTTAACCAATTCCATTTATTCTAAACATCAATCATTTAGCAAAACTAAAAGAATTTGAAACAATAATGTCAAAGTTTGGATCACATGTTACCATGAGCCAAAATGAAGTCTGAAAATGTCGTACTGTGTCTGACAAGGAGCCAAGAAAACCCCCAAAGTATCAATTTTACAATGATAAGAAAGAGAGGAATTTAAGCTATTTGAATATGTGTCCAGCAGgtatttgatatttttgcttgataaatgccAAACAAGATTAATTAACAAAATTGGACCAAATTAAGATCAAAGCTGAACTCAATGTCTGCTTATCTCACAGTCTTCCTCAGCAAATGGAGTTATGATTGTAATACAAAATAACTGTAAATCATATTACATCATATATTTAACCATATTGTATAATTGTTTATTGtgaattatacaatttagtatTGGTTAGCCCTGTCATCTGATCAGCTTTGATtctgatttgatttatttatggatCTACAAAACACATCAATCCAACGTGGTCTCAAAATGTTAAAGGTGCGAAATGCaaaattgggagcatttctattgcctcctcacggctctcaacatggcgacggatGAGCCGCCGGcttgcagctaacagtgctatcggtgctaacagtgaaaataacggcaaaagtgctgacagggctaacggtgttaacctgagggtggatcgggacggcattatcagctgtaaacgCCGTAACAGCAGTGCAAAGCGatggccgtgagctagccagtggggcgcgctcacatgcacgaacatgcactaaaagcaagTGCGGCCgacccggcgatgtcaacaaagcacggagaaagtcgaattacaacacacacagagggagagcgacttcattctctgctcaggtagacattactcctctaaaTCTTTACATAGCTATATAATAGTTGTTTAATGCTACAttacaaactgcatgtgacataggaaggggagtcaAATCtcaatggcttgttgaatcacaaaGTTTTTAATGATATGTCCCCGTTAAAGATTTGTTTCTTCAGTGGGAATGAATGGGCTTGAGGCAGAGTGCCACAGCGGCGTaggaaagtattgagagaccgactaacacattgttggttttggtctttttatgggatttgttgacaacaaCAAGAATAAAGAATATCGCCAGCCTAATCCTTTAATTGACAGGTTAGTTtgttagtttaaaaaaagtttgtttgcgtgaaaaaaaaacaaaaaaacacagtataATGCCATTAGTGTGTTAATTTTTTAGCCTGCTCCTATGGGAATTAGCAGTCTCGGAGTTATACCTAACCAACCTAAAAACAACCTGCTTATGTTGCTACTGTGTACCAACAGGGAGCGGCTAAACACTCACAACCACGAATATCAACAGTTTTCAGTGCCAGAGAGTGATGGAATGTAAACACGCACACATTACTGTACAAACACGCAAAAACGTCCGATCAGCAGAAGCAGTTAGCAAGGAGACAGGAGGATAAAGACAAGGACagagttactgtatgtgtgggttCAAGCCACAGAATATGTGAGAATAACCTTTTGATATAAAAGTGAAACCTCACTGGTATTCTCATCTCAAGCATTCGGAGCCTACAGAACAAACAAGATATACGAGTCAAACACAATCTGACTTGATACAGGACACAACCACTGCGTTCCCAAATGCTTGTTACACTCTGTCAACATGCAGATATGCAGCTCGCTGTGAACGACAATCCTTATCAACATTCCAGTCGTGACCTCGGCTCAGACACACTGGTCAACTTTGTTTTCTATCAGTCAGCTGTGTGAGGTGACTGAGagtggaaagaaaaacactttctgTCTGCAGCTGACATCTGTTGACTGTTGTTAGGTAAAGTTTGTTGACTCTATATATGGATGGAGAATGTCTGGTGCTTCTGAAAGTTGTGACAGCacagaagcagaaaaaaacgTTGTCATATGATTTATGTACTGCTGCAACAGtgagcaacctccgggtctgaaaagtgaagccaatgcggaagtgccatTGTATTGCGTTGTATagaaatttatgagaaaatgacccgacttctcacttgatttattacctcagtaaacattgtaaacatgagtttatggtctcaatcgctagtttcaagtcttcttcaatacagcatgatgttcatttagtaaattatgatcacattttatgctttagggcgctaccacgccgttgtccagcctgggagttgtctgtgttttggtcttagaactttaactctttcacagtgtgttttcagttcatgaaagttaattataaccttttcggacgcctaaaaatgtcttattcaacgttcggttgtacttagctccaccctcttgtgtcattaaggttgtaaaaaaacaacatggtgacggccaaaaaacagaattgcaacagccaaaatgcagaactcgaggcttcaaaacggcagtcaaaaaaaaacaatgggtgacgtcactgtgtctacgtccacttcttatatacagtctatgtgttgCACAGTCTGCAGTTCGAACACCAAGCTGTCCAATCCCTAAAGGTTAGTCAGTATAAAGTGGCATGAGGCAATCTATTACCAACTGCTGACCTCCATCAGGGTTAGAGAAACTAGAACAACACTGTCTGGTGTCTGACACAGTAATAGACATAAATAATACATTCATATTTCAACgagtaaactgaataaaactgaataaactGGGTAAAACTGCCAATTTAGTAAAAGATCATAAGTGTGTTTTTGTCCATGGATTCCTATAACCTATTATTCCTATAATAAGTGTGCTACAAACAGACTTTGGGgaacaaagaggaaaaacaagctactgcattaaaaagtatttaaaaaatgtcattgagCAATACTGAGTAAGGATTGCAACATTCTCCAGTGTTGCAATCTCAGCCAGAgcgtctgtgttgttgttttgatggTGGAGAACGTTTGAGGTTTAGTTTCATTATCAGTGGCAttgaactttatttatatttgagaTATCTTGCCAGCCATATCCAGAAAAAAAGCAGGTGCAGCAGGTCATCATACTACAGCGCAAACAAGTCGGGACGGTGGTGCCCTGACAATATACAGGTAAAATACTCCTTTTCTTATCAGTTAAGGCAGGAAAAAAGAGAAtgaaagcaaaagaaaacaaatagaaaGTATTTTTGTATGAGGTTCATAGTATGTTATGTGGTATGTTACGTGAGTGTGAGTAGTTACATTATATAGCCTACATACTTCATGCATTTTTGAACAcctttacacatacagtaagttattaaaaacagatttttaaacTTTGTAGAAACGACTATAACTCCTTCATGCTTTACTACATGCCTTCTGCATTAATTCCCCCCATGTATTATCCAATGACAAGTGCTGACAAacataattattcattaatctattaaattcaTCATATGATTCAACAGTTATTACAGCATTAGCATGAGACATACCTGTGGGTGGTTCAAGTGCATCTGGTCCTGGTTCTTTGACAGCAGCGTTGGTCGGCCACTTGTTTAATCTCTCTTTCGggtagagctgaaatgattagttgatttatcaATTAGTCGATCAGCAGAAAACTAACTGACAACCATTTAGATAACCAATTAATCGTGTGAGTATTtcttttaaagcaaaaaatgtgaaacattCACTGGttaacatgttttctttgtcttctatgATAGCaatctgaatatatttggggtttagactgttggtcgaacaaaacaagacatttgaaaacatcaccATACATGGGCTTTTGGAACTTGTGactattaatatatatatatatatcattatttgCTGACACCgaacaattaatcgagaaaataatgtGTAGATTAATAGGTTTTGACCACCCCCCAACTCTCGTTTCTCCATGTGTCTGTGCATTATGTCCAGAAACCAAACACTAATCCTGAGGTGGGACACTACAGATTCAACTGTAGTAGCAATACTAATGCTAATCTAAATATAAATGCTGTTTTGGGTAAAAAAACACACgactttcaccaaggagaccggtgttcgtgtcccgtgtgaaggttgatttatttgccacgtaacttccatacttaaattacggcacttccagagttattttaagccaaaacgcATTTtgtaaagctaactaagtagtttgttgcctaaacctaaccaagttgatcttttcctacacctaattaagttgttttattttgaaaagactggagaggAAATTTACACATGCGTCacttgttgttgaaagtcgttctgagcgtcacaaaacaaaaaaggtaaattcgtgtctatgtacacaaatcaaatagattacattttgtgattatttcacgaactgctgtgagactgtgttgcaatattgtactttctacttcactacatttgcCTGACATCTTTAGTTACGAGCTTTAGCCTGACCATAAACATGTagtctacagcagtaaaatgcaacatacaaaTTAATGCAGAcgtaatccagaaacatcaggtATAATAGGAAAACATCGTCAGGGAAGATTTTACTGCTGAatgactactttttttttaactttagatACTTTAAGCAAATTTTACTGATAACAttaacatcatcaacatcatttactcaagtaaagtttGATAGAGGACTTTAACTCGTAGTGGAGAAATTATGGTATAATTATTTGGTGGGATGTGTCACTGCCAAGATCAACCTACATTTCGCTTTCATACAgctgaaggggaaaaaaagatatgaaaggcttttaaagggacagtgtgtaggatttagtggcatctagtggtgtggttgcagattgcaaccaactaaatacccctccgctcactcctccctttccaagcgtgtcggagaactacggtggccttcaggtaacataaaaacacaaaaatgccctctctagagccagtgtttggtttgtctgttctgagctactgtagaaacatggcggagcaacaccTCCTAAATCCTTCACACTGGTCCCTTTAAAGCTGATTCATTAATACATCTTTGCAATGATGAGGTGAATTAGCCTGATTCAAGCTCCCTCTAGAAGTTATATTAATTCATAACAAACTTGCCTGCTGTGAGAGAGAAATAATCAGCTTGCAGCAGGATTCATTCACATAAAGAGGGTAAAGTTATATTTCTGcaaactaaaaacaaacatattcttGAGgtcaaaacacaagaaaaaatcTTCCATTTCCAGTGAAAGCTCGACCATTTTGTGTGAGGGGTCCCGTATGTTTGACCCACTAACACATTTCTACCTAATAGAGACGGAGTGACGTCACGGCGGGCGGAGCCAGCAGGCGCGTTCAAAACACAGCTTGCCCTCAATCCTCCGATTTCTGCTGCTTCCTGCCTTATTTTTTTGCGCTTATTTTTGCGCCCTGAGCACCAGTTATTTGAAGTACTTCGCGCTTTATCGCCTTTTTgggttttatttgtatttactcGTTTTAATATAATGCGGCTGCTTTCTGTAGATTCACCACAAAACAGGCTTTTTTTGTGCAGGGATCTTCTCCTCCAACAGCATCCTACTGTTGTTTGCTACTTTGTTGCTTCTTCGGTTGAATATGGACTTATAAGGAAAACCGTATAAATGCACCTGTCGTTGAAGAGATATCCTGCTTTTATAATCAAAGAGGTAAGACTGTTtgaaagcaaaaagcaaaaacaaagaagagagaaatgcttttgcagcagcagcaactgtgcaaagaggctgcagcagctgcagctccaTTATCCCGCCTGCATCCTGAAACGTTATAGCATATATAGCACATTAAAACAACACTTATTTCAACGTTTTTGCTTTAAATACAGTTGCTCTAACATGCCAGCTTGTGCACAGGCTGAAAAAATGGCGATGTTGTTTAGCAAACAGAGCGATTTCCTGCTGCAGAGTTGTCTCTCAGCAGAGAGAGCGGCTGGTCTGATGTTTACCAGCTTATTATACTAACTGTCTGATATTTAAAGGAGCTGTTAAAGGTGATGTTTTGGTGTTAAATTTTGTCCTGTCCcaaaacttttcttttcatttttttttttttaccgctgATTTTTATTTACCTCTAACCTTTGCTACTATTCATCTATATAGCCTACACTATATAGATGAATAGGCCTGTATCGGCTGAAGGAgttcattgttattattgttaaacCCTctgagtagggctgcaactaacgattactttcattatcaattaatcttgCTGATTATTTTCGAGATTGATCGATTAATTGTAGGGATGCAAcgatactggatcagatatcgggccgatactgactcaaatatatataaccttttatttaactaggaagtcacattgcgattaaaacctcttttacaagtgagacctaTAGCCAAGACGgggtcaaatagcagcatccaacaAATAAAGACAACACTGAATCACGACAGCAACAGTAGCCGGATCATACCGGTGTCTATATAGCTATATGAAATGAacatagtgaaaaatgtccatcccattttaagtccaaggtgatgtcttttaaatgttttgtcaaGTTAGTtggcaattatttttctgtcgatttGACTTATTGTAGCTCTCCTCTGAGGCCCTTAGTTTATATGAAGCATATCTTAATAGATGATTataataatgcctgacaatgactctGACtatatacatgctgaaaatcaaacatttttactgtattaatttagatattttccaaagtaaaagtccctcgaaatgtatgattcaactttttcccatggcctagtgtttaaaaagttaacaaaaatcgcaataaatcgtaatatcgagtCGGCACtcgagtatcgtgatagtatcgaatcgagAGATGGATGTATCGTCCCCGCCGTGATGATTAAGGTATTTTAAGGGAAGTTTTGTTCCCATAGTAATCCCTTTATCTGTTGTCtttctccccttcctcctcctcctccctcttcatcAGGTGTGTGTGCCCTGGGTGCAGCCTGGCCTGTGCTGTAGTGGCGATGAAGAACCCAGGAGCCGCAGAGAGCCGTCGGTTGGTCGGCCTGCTGGAGGCCGCTCTGGTCCGGGAGGCTCGCCTCTGGAAGGTACCCATCTTCAAGAATGGTTGCATCCAGGTGAGACCAGTGAGACTGGGCATTACCAGCTTGTTTAAAAGGTGCAAAGTGttgcattttaatgttattaaaaCATTAACGCAGTCATGTCCTCATGTAGGTATACTAACTCTGAATAACGGCTAAAACAGGCAAGTTTCTATGATGACTAAATCAATCTCGGTCCTCTCAGTTAACATGAAAGCGAACGATTCTTTTGTGGCAGGAAGCAACAAGCTTTATGGGAAACGTCTTCTTCAGATTAAGAAACACAAATCTACTGTTGTAATAAGAGGCAGACTGTGGTCTCATGTGTTTATGGAAATTATATCTGCTCTCTTTAAGCTCTTAAAAGGTTACTTCCTGTGATACAGAAATCAATATTTAGAGTAAGAACATTACCGGAAATTTAATGAAACCAACATCTAAAAGTCATTACATGTAAATGCGAAAGAACGTTTGTCATTGTGCCTTTTTGATGGCGTATATCTGTAACGTTCCTGTATGAAATACTGCATACAGCGTAAACACCGAAGCCTTACAAGTTGTGGAAAGTTTCATGTTACGGGTTCATAGTAGAAAAGGCCAATTTGACTAATCCAAAACACAATTAAGTATTTGcttttacagtgtgtaacaatgaGGGGGATCTAttcgcagaaatggaatatattttctttagcttagaatgagagtagttcttctacacacttggcacacgggagaagtttcagttagttgcaatctgccTCCTCACTGCCgaatgctgccaaatcctacacactaccaCCTTCCATAACTGCCTGACTTctaatatttcatttattaacCAATGGTTGTCTCCTTTGACTCCTCAGGGTGTTGACATCTCTTCATCCCAATACCAAGAAATGATTCTCTGGCTCGGAGAGATGAACCGGCTGTTCCATTTCTGTCCAGAGACCTTTGCACTGGGAGTGTGTGTCCTCAACCGACTGCTGTCCACTGTCAAGGTAGACGGATACAACATATAGGATTTACAACATTTGGTCCAAAACCTAAAATTGACTCTTTCAGAACGGACATCTTATTTgtattcttcttctctggtcCATTGACCCTTAAGCCAAAGGTTCAAGTCTGTATTCAATGAAAGCATTTAATCTGTATTTGACATAATATTGTTCTCCTAAATAGGGCTGCACAGTGAATTGGAATAATCATATCTACTTTTGTCTATTTACTTGCAAATTGTACTGTGTAAAGTGTATTTCAAACCTCTCTGACCTTTTGACAGCAACAATGTACAACATGCAGCTtacatttctttgttgtttctGGTTCTTGAGAGTTAAatgatgtattttcttttcatagGCCCAACCAAAATACCTGAGATGCATAGCTTTTACCTCACTGGTCTTGGCTGCCAAAATCAATGAGGAAGATGAGGTAAGATCTTCCTTAAGGATACAGAAACAATATGTCAGAtaacccaaaaaaaacaacacccaCGTCAGTGCTATTTGAAAACAATACGTTTATTTGCTtccctttttgttgttgtctgtttaaACAGGTAATAGGTTCTGTTCAAGACCTGGTTGTGCAGAGCGGATGCAGCTTTTCAACAGCGGAGATTCTTCGCATGGAGAGGATCATTCTAGACAAGCTGCACTGGGACTTGTACACCGCGACGCCAGTCGACTTCATTCACATAGTAAGTCAGCAGAGAGACAAGCAAACATGACTGTTTTAACTGAACCTGAGCTGTCAAGAGCATCTCATagtgagctggctggagctgcaacgattaatcgattagttgtcaactattaaattgatcgccaactattttgataatcggtttgtgtaatttttttaagaaaagaagtAAAAATTGTCTGATTCcggcttcttaaatgtgaatattttctggtttctttactcctctacaaaagtaaactgaatatctttgagatgtggataaaataagacatttgaggatgtcatctaggctttgagaaacactgatcgacatttttcaccattttatacaccaaacaactaatcgattaatcaataaaaataatcaacaacgaaaataatcgttagttgcgtCCCTACAGCTGGATGCACTTTGAAATGCTTTTGTCAATTCAGGTCCTGGTCTTGCcctaaaaaaacacagcagtaCAAAAGCACACATTAAACCATCATGCTTGCATCAAGATGGTGTTTTACAAAGTACCTTCACCACCCCCTCAGTAAAGAATTGGTCCTAGTAGAGATTgtgcatttatttgatttgactCATTGTGcccattattataataattataaactCCATTCAGTCCTGGTTG
This portion of the Sebastes umbrosus isolate fSebUmb1 chromosome 17, fSebUmb1.pri, whole genome shotgun sequence genome encodes:
- the ccni2 gene encoding cyclin-I; protein product: MHLSLKRYPAFIIKEVRLFESKKQKQRREKCFCSSSNCAKRLQQLQLHYPACILKRCVCPGCSLACAVVAMKNPGAAESRRLVGLLEAALVREARLWKVPIFKNGCIQGVDISSSQYQEMILWLGEMNRLFHFCPETFALGVCVLNRLLSTVKAQPKYLRCIAFTSLVLAAKINEEDEVIGSVQDLVVQSGCSFSTAEILRMERIILDKLHWDLYTATPVDFIHIVSQQRDKQT